A window of Hydrogenispora ethanolica contains these coding sequences:
- a CDS encoding TIGR02677 family protein, with the protein MNEQDLRPIVEATYLNRENTWRYRAILHYCFAQHERLHHYVYPEEIYQHLKASPFFSDYSEEQLQQDLKQLVEWKNLIPRQETGRVQTIDDFKRKKFRYQCTPYTIEIERMIVKLQQLGESFGGSLEATLFERLLMALTRFLEQGIAAAGGELNQSWEDLYGYFRKMVQNASDYLAHLKSDKVEEQMMTEAFVAYKNAFTQYLQNFVLSMQRTSFKIEALLKKAPPERLRRIAERLADYQLSIPRLDAQPSREEWVESYLDKYQSLAEWFLGRSNHPSELSSLQNETTETIRRIARFAQRLGERSQAFRSRRHDYLHLAGWFGRLDDIREAHQLAALLFGLAQTRHLYGGQRTSDDLDRQVWEEPPTIVTLLPRIAGYREKSRPGAVIDRSIVKQEALREYLIRQRRNEALIDRLIVDNRINLADLGEIDTYVRKTLLGWIARCMQSRERFIQTETGRKIRLIEDGSGRRIVLQCSDGALEMPNFILEFIDDKRAVLPMKAGEAGG; encoded by the coding sequence ATGAACGAACAGGATTTACGGCCCATCGTTGAAGCGACGTATCTGAACCGGGAAAATACTTGGCGCTACCGGGCGATCTTACATTATTGCTTTGCGCAGCATGAACGGCTGCATCATTATGTCTATCCGGAAGAGATTTATCAGCACCTGAAGGCAAGTCCGTTTTTTAGCGACTATAGTGAAGAACAGTTGCAACAGGACCTGAAACAACTGGTGGAATGGAAGAACCTGATTCCGCGCCAGGAAACCGGACGGGTGCAGACGATTGACGATTTTAAACGCAAGAAATTCCGTTACCAATGCACCCCTTATACCATTGAGATCGAACGGATGATCGTTAAACTGCAACAACTGGGCGAAAGTTTCGGCGGCTCGTTGGAAGCCACGCTGTTTGAACGGTTGCTGATGGCGTTGACCCGGTTCCTCGAACAGGGGATCGCCGCCGCTGGCGGGGAACTGAACCAGAGTTGGGAAGACTTGTACGGTTATTTCCGGAAGATGGTGCAGAATGCTTCGGATTATCTGGCGCATTTGAAAAGCGATAAAGTGGAAGAACAGATGATGACCGAAGCGTTTGTCGCGTATAAAAATGCCTTTACCCAATATTTGCAGAATTTTGTCCTAAGCATGCAGCGGACTTCGTTCAAGATCGAAGCGCTTCTAAAAAAGGCCCCGCCGGAACGGCTGCGCCGCATCGCCGAGCGTCTGGCGGATTACCAGTTGAGCATCCCGCGTCTGGATGCTCAACCGAGCCGCGAAGAATGGGTAGAAAGCTATCTGGACAAGTATCAAAGCTTGGCGGAGTGGTTTTTGGGACGGTCGAATCATCCCAGCGAGCTGTCCTCGCTGCAAAATGAAACCACGGAGACCATCCGCCGGATCGCCCGTTTTGCCCAGCGGTTGGGCGAACGCAGTCAGGCGTTTCGCAGCCGGCGGCATGACTATTTGCATCTGGCCGGGTGGTTCGGACGTTTGGACGATATCCGCGAAGCCCATCAACTGGCGGCGCTGTTGTTCGGCCTGGCGCAAACGCGCCACTTGTATGGCGGACAGCGGACCAGCGACGATCTGGACCGGCAAGTCTGGGAAGAACCTCCGACCATCGTCACCTTATTGCCGCGGATAGCCGGTTATCGCGAGAAGAGCCGTCCCGGCGCGGTCATCGATCGCAGCATTGTGAAACAGGAAGCGTTGCGTGAATATCTAATCCGGCAGCGCCGGAACGAGGCGTTGATCGATAGGTTGATTGTTGACAACCGGATCAACTTGGCAGATCTGGGCGAAATCGACACTTATGTGCGGAAAACCTTACTGGGCTGGATCGCCCGCTGTATGCAGAGCCGGGAGCGTTTTATCCAGACGGAGACCGGCCGGAAGATCCGGCTGATTGAAGATGGAAGCGGGCGGCGTATTGTCTTGCAATGCTCGGACGGCGCCTTGGAGATGCCCAATTTTATCCTGGAGTTCATTGACGATAAGCGGGCGGTTCTTCCGATGAAGGCGGGTGAAGCCGGTGGCTGA
- a CDS encoding TIGR02678 family protein, whose translation MAEENGLAFDDGAQEALTLLLEHYWIFREEQPEQYHLIRQYEPILRPYLFEKCGWRLIQNPQFYKLEKIPSEPEPWMGISDFQQPRDYALLCCILAFLEEKSVDEQFLLSDLCESILALYPHEVEAGERLNWENYEHRRSLVRALRFAAEAGLVRLVDGDGEQFAMRRDSEALYEATLMARYFLRSYPKDLHQYQSLQDLQSAEHFDEEAATGTGRRVRVYRQLLLTPAYNAADGRPEDFIYLRSMHKRLRDELESRTGLQFELYKDCAMLTSPERINWCKQVFPFHQNGIHAVILHFARWCRDERQAAPDWRGVYTPVELERMVDQCRNRYGSGWTKEYRELGLSKLAAALTEELIAWKMAVADPETKLIELRPPFWRLEGRYPDNYSEK comes from the coding sequence GTGGCTGAAGAGAACGGTTTAGCATTTGACGATGGCGCACAGGAGGCATTGACGCTCCTTTTGGAGCATTATTGGATTTTCCGTGAGGAACAGCCGGAGCAGTATCATCTGATCCGTCAGTATGAACCGATCTTGCGCCCCTATTTATTTGAGAAATGCGGCTGGCGGTTGATTCAAAACCCGCAGTTTTATAAGTTGGAAAAGATCCCCTCCGAGCCGGAGCCATGGATGGGAATCTCCGATTTTCAGCAGCCGCGCGACTACGCCTTGCTCTGTTGCATCCTGGCTTTCCTGGAGGAGAAAAGCGTGGATGAACAGTTCCTCTTAAGCGACTTGTGTGAAAGCATCCTGGCTTTATACCCCCATGAAGTAGAGGCGGGTGAACGGTTAAACTGGGAAAATTACGAGCACCGGCGTTCGTTGGTCCGGGCGTTGCGATTCGCGGCTGAGGCCGGACTGGTACGTTTGGTGGATGGCGACGGCGAGCAGTTTGCCATGCGCCGCGACAGCGAGGCGCTTTATGAAGCGACGCTGATGGCCCGCTATTTCTTGCGTTCCTATCCCAAGGATCTGCACCAGTATCAGAGCCTGCAGGATCTGCAATCCGCCGAACATTTCGATGAGGAGGCGGCCACCGGAACGGGGCGTCGCGTTCGGGTATACCGTCAATTGTTGTTGACGCCCGCTTATAACGCCGCCGATGGCCGGCCCGAGGACTTTATCTACTTGCGCTCCATGCATAAACGCCTCCGGGATGAGCTGGAAAGCCGTACCGGCCTTCAATTCGAATTGTATAAGGATTGCGCGATGCTCACCAGCCCGGAAAGGATCAATTGGTGCAAGCAGGTCTTTCCGTTCCATCAAAACGGGATCCATGCCGTCATCCTCCATTTTGCCCGGTGGTGCCGGGATGAACGGCAGGCCGCTCCGGACTGGCGCGGCGTCTATACTCCGGTGGAGTTGGAGCGGATGGTTGACCAATGCCGCAACCGGTACGGATCCGGTTGGACCAAGGAATACCGGGAACTGGGGTTAAGTAAATTAGCGGCGGCTCTGACCGAAGAACTGATCGCTTGGAAGATGGCCGTGGCCGATCCCGAGACCAAGCTGATTGAGTTGCGGCCACCGTTTTGGCGTCTGGAGGGGCGTTATCCGGACAACTACAGTGAGAAATGA
- a CDS encoding TIGR02680 family protein gives MDNPVNNKWRLNRAGFLNYWYYDDEEFDFAAGRLLLRGSNGSGKSVTMQSLITVLLDGVKSPDRLDSFGSRSRRIEDYLLGEKELVGRDERTGYLYLEYKREHTEQYLTTGIGLQARRNGGLDFWGFVITDNRRIKIDLFLYKPEINPEDGSEQRIPLTRAELERSVDSGGQVVRSQKEYMELVNRYIFGFETIEQYQELMKLLIQLRSPKLSKDFKPSVIYEILNESLPSLSDEELRPLSETIESMERTKLQIEQLERDNQALGRLCRQYDQYNRYVLFEKAELAQKTKQRLARLERETGDLSRALEDQRLRLAAEQRRQSELEQELNVLQREKVELEQHDVFRAEQQKQERERQLEQVLTARRDKAGQLAAKERRENEERQLARKYEQGVAEGRTRANELLQELADAAVEAGFDEHAVLARAFSEHNPAFSFTAWRQNVKRHLEKLEAVLAALRLQAEKRQLRERIEQELGEERRLLDGYRAEHRRLEQRFVECRDQLLADFYQWRQQHSEALPMEQEELRQVAQAFQGLYEGRAWSDVKAPVETAYGRRITAINQELGLANAKIKQLEERERALNGELAEWQRKPDPEPDRLADNQATRSLLTERGIPYLPLYAAVEFQPQVPPELRERIEAALTEMGLLDALIVPGDQLKRIPAGDTYGALIHPNPQIMAATLADYLYPTPDGQGVTAADIDAALRSVLVEEKAAWTETAPGGADCPVLVAADGVYHSAILSGRAPRRQAALYIGSQARQEYRREQMARLEQQLAELGEEQENLYAVCTELRKHLAQAGRAMEEFLAEREIREIYHAKQAVLAEIGRQEQRVEQVDARLRAVAAELQALRGQLQTLGAGLKLPLHEADYQTARQAMGEYQHHLHELELAWRDYQNHDINAGQCRERLMELAADVDGLKGELLVLDDRIAGLRLEIDQIVSRLQEMGADELWERAHKVAKRLEEIPRESRELSQTIARLETGMKTDGTRMSQALAKIGFYERLSQCWQQVCADELRLGLVYPGDQPLPELNDILQQQEKLLKQDKLDRLAVTERLIERFHIENNVLMEYRMQLEPVIGQFGEPPQLPEEAEPDDSMVSELEKLQEKAQRQIITLDYDGRRQNPYQMQKVLETQITEQKSILSDKDKELYEEVIMNSIGRIISRRIQAAQQWVADMNELMGQRDNSSGLRFKLEWKARLAEQEEELDIQDLVRLLHADPALLREDDLQKIVRHFQSRIERAKRASEGMTGAENALTFQRAVREVLDYRLWFQFKLLYEQSGIAWRELTDKMFFKFSGGEKAMAMYIPLFSAAYSRYQEARPDAPYIITLDEAFAGVDENNIRDTFALVEQLGFNYILNSQALWGDYDVVPSLSVCELIRPKNAPYVTVVRYHWNGRVRSLMPEAVPEELVAAAAEP, from the coding sequence ATGGATAATCCTGTAAATAATAAGTGGCGGTTAAACCGCGCCGGTTTTTTGAATTACTGGTATTATGACGACGAGGAATTTGATTTCGCCGCTGGCCGGTTGTTGCTCCGGGGGAGTAACGGTTCGGGGAAATCAGTCACCATGCAGAGTCTAATCACGGTGCTGCTGGACGGCGTCAAAAGCCCCGACCGCTTGGACAGCTTTGGTTCAAGGTCGCGGCGGATCGAGGACTACTTGCTGGGTGAAAAGGAGCTCGTGGGCCGCGACGAGCGGACGGGTTACTTATATCTTGAGTATAAGCGGGAGCATACCGAGCAATACCTGACGACCGGCATTGGACTGCAGGCGCGGCGGAACGGCGGCCTGGACTTTTGGGGGTTTGTGATCACGGACAACCGGCGGATCAAGATCGATCTGTTCCTTTATAAACCGGAGATCAATCCCGAAGACGGTTCCGAACAACGGATCCCACTGACCCGCGCCGAGCTGGAGCGGTCCGTCGACAGCGGCGGTCAGGTGGTCCGTTCCCAAAAGGAATATATGGAACTGGTCAACCGCTATATCTTCGGCTTTGAGACGATTGAGCAATATCAGGAACTGATGAAATTGCTCATCCAGTTGCGCAGCCCGAAATTGTCCAAGGATTTTAAACCCAGCGTCATTTATGAGATTCTCAACGAGTCCCTGCCGTCGCTATCCGATGAGGAACTGCGCCCGTTATCGGAGACGATTGAAAGCATGGAACGGACCAAGCTCCAAATTGAACAGTTGGAACGGGACAACCAGGCCTTGGGACGTTTATGCCGCCAGTATGATCAATACAACCGGTATGTACTATTCGAAAAGGCGGAATTGGCGCAAAAGACCAAGCAACGCCTGGCGCGGCTGGAGCGCGAGACCGGAGATTTAAGCCGCGCGCTGGAAGATCAACGTTTGCGTTTGGCCGCCGAACAACGGCGCCAGAGCGAACTGGAGCAGGAATTGAACGTGTTGCAGCGGGAAAAGGTAGAGCTGGAACAGCACGACGTATTTCGGGCGGAACAACAGAAACAGGAACGGGAACGGCAGTTGGAGCAGGTCCTAACTGCCCGGCGGGATAAGGCTGGCCAGCTGGCGGCCAAAGAACGCCGGGAAAACGAAGAACGGCAACTGGCGCGCAAGTATGAACAGGGGGTTGCCGAAGGCCGGACCCGGGCGAATGAGCTTTTGCAGGAATTGGCCGACGCCGCCGTTGAAGCCGGCTTTGACGAGCATGCCGTGTTGGCGCGCGCCTTTTCCGAGCACAATCCGGCCTTTTCTTTTACGGCATGGCGGCAAAACGTCAAGCGGCATCTGGAAAAGCTGGAAGCGGTACTGGCGGCGCTGCGGCTGCAGGCCGAAAAGCGTCAACTGCGCGAACGGATCGAGCAGGAATTGGGCGAAGAACGCCGCTTGCTTGACGGATACCGCGCTGAGCACCGCCGGTTGGAACAGCGCTTCGTTGAATGCCGCGACCAGCTGTTGGCGGATTTTTATCAGTGGCGGCAGCAACATTCCGAAGCGCTTCCCATGGAACAGGAGGAATTGCGCCAAGTGGCCCAGGCGTTCCAAGGGTTGTACGAGGGGCGCGCTTGGAGTGATGTGAAAGCCCCGGTCGAAACGGCTTATGGCAGGCGGATTACCGCAATCAACCAGGAGTTGGGTCTGGCTAACGCCAAAATCAAACAGTTGGAAGAGCGGGAGCGCGCTTTGAACGGAGAACTTGCCGAGTGGCAGCGCAAGCCGGACCCGGAGCCGGACCGCCTGGCGGATAATCAGGCGACGCGCAGTCTGCTTACAGAACGGGGCATTCCCTATCTGCCATTGTATGCGGCTGTGGAATTTCAGCCGCAGGTCCCGCCGGAACTGCGGGAGCGCATCGAGGCCGCTCTGACCGAGATGGGGCTGCTCGACGCGCTGATTGTTCCCGGAGACCAGTTAAAGCGCATTCCGGCTGGCGACACCTATGGCGCGCTGATTCATCCCAATCCGCAGATCATGGCGGCGACATTGGCGGATTATCTTTATCCCACGCCGGACGGCCAAGGGGTGACTGCGGCGGATATCGATGCGGCGCTCCGGAGCGTTCTGGTGGAGGAAAAGGCGGCCTGGACGGAAACAGCGCCGGGCGGGGCGGACTGTCCGGTCTTGGTCGCCGCGGACGGCGTTTATCACAGCGCGATTTTGAGCGGACGCGCGCCGCGCCGCCAAGCGGCGCTATACATCGGTAGCCAGGCGCGCCAGGAATACCGCCGGGAGCAAATGGCCCGCCTCGAACAACAGCTGGCTGAATTGGGAGAGGAGCAGGAAAATCTTTATGCCGTCTGCACCGAGCTGCGAAAACATCTGGCGCAGGCAGGCCGGGCCATGGAGGAGTTCCTGGCTGAAAGAGAGATTCGGGAAATCTACCATGCCAAACAGGCGGTGCTGGCGGAGATCGGCCGGCAGGAACAACGGGTTGAACAGGTTGATGCCCGCTTGCGGGCGGTTGCCGCCGAGTTGCAGGCCTTGCGCGGGCAGCTCCAAACGCTCGGCGCCGGCTTGAAATTACCGCTCCACGAAGCCGACTATCAGACGGCGCGGCAGGCCATGGGAGAATATCAGCATCACTTGCATGAACTGGAATTGGCCTGGCGCGATTATCAGAATCATGACATCAATGCCGGCCAGTGCCGCGAACGGTTGATGGAACTCGCCGCGGACGTGGACGGATTGAAAGGGGAACTGTTGGTCCTGGACGATCGGATCGCCGGCTTGCGACTGGAGATTGACCAAATCGTCAGCCGTTTGCAGGAAATGGGAGCGGATGAACTGTGGGAACGGGCGCATAAGGTCGCCAAGCGGCTGGAAGAGATTCCGCGGGAAAGCAGAGAGCTTTCCCAGACTATAGCCAGGCTCGAGACGGGAATGAAAACGGATGGAACCAGGATGTCGCAAGCTTTGGCGAAGATCGGTTTTTATGAACGGCTCAGCCAATGCTGGCAACAAGTCTGCGCTGATGAGCTGCGTCTGGGACTGGTTTATCCCGGCGATCAGCCGTTACCGGAGCTGAATGATATTCTGCAACAACAAGAGAAACTGCTCAAACAGGATAAATTGGATCGGCTGGCGGTGACCGAACGGCTGATCGAACGGTTTCATATCGAAAATAACGTGCTCATGGAGTATCGGATGCAGCTGGAACCGGTTATAGGACAATTCGGGGAGCCGCCTCAACTGCCGGAAGAGGCTGAGCCTGATGACAGTATGGTCAGCGAATTGGAAAAATTGCAGGAAAAAGCGCAACGCCAGATCATTACCTTGGATTACGACGGTCGAAGGCAGAATCCATACCAGATGCAAAAAGTATTGGAGACGCAGATTACCGAGCAAAAATCGATTCTCTCCGATAAAGACAAAGAACTGTATGAAGAAGTGATCATGAACAGCATCGGGCGGATTATCAGTCGCCGCATCCAGGCCGCTCAGCAATGGGTGGCGGATATGAATGAACTGATGGGACAGCGCGACAATTCCAGCGGCTTACGGTTTAAACTGGAATGGAAAGCCCGGCTGGCGGAGCAGGAGGAAGAGTTGGACATTCAGGATCTGGTCCGGCTTTTGCACGCTGATCCGGCATTATTGCGCGAAGATGACCTCCAGAAGATCGTGCGGCATTTTCAGAGCCGTATTGAACGCGCCAAACGGGCGAGCGAGGGGATGACCGGCGCGGAGAATGCGCTCACCTTTCAGCGGGCAGTCCGGGAGGTGCTGGACTATCGACTCTGGTTTCAATTTAAGCTCTTATATGAACAGTCCGGGATTGCCTGGCGTGAGCTGACAGACAAGATGTTTTTCAAGTTCAGCGGCGGCGAAAAGGCGATGGCCATGTATATCCCGTTGTTTTCCGCGGCATACTCGCGCTATCAGGAAGCGCGGCCGGACGCACCGTATATCATCACCTTGGATGAGGCTTTCGCCGGCGTGGATGAGAACAATATCCGCGACACCTTCGCCCTGGTTGAGCAGTTGGGCTTCAACTATATCCTGAATTCGCAGGCGTTGTGGGGCGATTATGACGTGGTGCCGTCATTGTCGGTATGCGAATTGATTCGTCCGAAAAACGCTCCCTATGTCACGGTGGTCCGCTATCATTGGAACGGGCGGGTCCGGTCTCTGATGCCCGAGGCCGTTCCGGAAGAGTTGGTCGCCGCCGCGGCTGAACCGTGA
- a CDS encoding TIGR02679 family protein, with protein MSEWEVEIMSEPPEELLPQAVAYFRSHPGFKRLLDGLAEKYCKLGRLGGVVALEDLSHEEQTTLEAFFRRPLPGKQLRFPAGQFGRLLAETRFDGLDPVALLAAWRGGELVTRQERRDCAEQARQMELRQLLAEFPAPTCQAWLQAALDKEPDTRLVQRALVTDRDFARNMAAALRALTNLPERYQRLPVFARNICGDPHGLDMDRGAGKLFLEGLRFLRVRAGGNIGEASALSAVEERNELLYHFKLLRDDLLNFATCFGFAAYAGNGQEISYWRMASEAQAPLNVPLREIARVTALGPCAGPSEFLPERSRYDVFIVENSGVFSALLDEGASFQPLLICLHGQFKLASWALLDRLARSGAVFHYSGDFDPEGLQMAEKLLLRYPDRVRLWHMTEADYWLACPAAPLDEARLQKLASIRTPELSHLAGVIAEKRSAAYQEGILELLAQDIKRPLSASK; from the coding sequence GTGAGCGAGTGGGAAGTGGAGATCATGAGCGAACCGCCGGAGGAACTTTTACCGCAAGCGGTGGCCTATTTCCGCTCCCATCCGGGTTTTAAGAGGCTGCTCGACGGATTGGCGGAAAAATATTGCAAACTTGGCAGACTGGGCGGCGTTGTCGCGCTGGAAGATTTAAGCCATGAAGAACAGACGACGCTGGAGGCTTTCTTCCGGCGGCCGCTGCCCGGAAAGCAGTTGCGTTTTCCCGCCGGCCAATTTGGGCGACTTTTGGCCGAGACCCGGTTTGACGGATTGGATCCTGTGGCGCTGTTGGCCGCATGGCGCGGCGGCGAATTGGTCACCCGCCAGGAGCGGCGCGACTGCGCCGAACAAGCGCGGCAAATGGAACTTCGTCAACTGCTGGCGGAGTTCCCGGCTCCAACCTGCCAGGCATGGCTACAGGCGGCATTGGATAAGGAACCGGATACGCGGCTGGTGCAACGGGCTCTCGTCACGGATCGCGATTTTGCCCGAAATATGGCCGCGGCTTTACGCGCGCTCACCAATTTACCCGAAAGGTACCAACGTTTACCGGTCTTTGCTCGGAATATTTGCGGTGATCCCCATGGGCTGGATATGGACCGTGGCGCCGGGAAGCTGTTCTTAGAAGGCCTGCGTTTCCTCCGGGTCCGGGCGGGGGGAAATATTGGGGAGGCCAGTGCGCTTTCGGCCGTGGAAGAACGCAATGAGCTGTTATACCATTTTAAACTGCTCCGCGACGATCTGCTGAACTTTGCGACCTGTTTCGGTTTTGCCGCTTATGCGGGGAATGGGCAAGAGATTTCATACTGGCGGATGGCGTCCGAGGCGCAGGCGCCTTTGAACGTGCCGTTGCGCGAGATTGCCCGGGTAACCGCTTTGGGCCCGTGCGCCGGACCGAGCGAATTCCTGCCGGAGCGCAGCCGGTATGATGTTTTTATCGTGGAAAACTCCGGCGTGTTTTCGGCGCTGCTGGACGAAGGCGCTTCTTTTCAGCCATTGCTCATCTGTTTGCACGGGCAATTCAAATTAGCCTCCTGGGCGCTGCTGGATCGTCTGGCGCGGAGCGGCGCGGTCTTCCATTACTCCGGCGACTTTGATCCGGAAGGTTTGCAGATGGCGGAGAAGCTTTTGCTGCGTTATCCGGATCGGGTGCGCCTTTGGCATATGACGGAAGCCGATTATTGGCTAGCGTGTCCAGCCGCGCCGCTGGATGAAGCGCGCCTCCAAAAACTCGCCTCCATCAGGACTCCGGAGTTGAGCCATTTGGCCGGCGTGATTGCGGAAAAACGGTCCGCTGCTTATCAAGAAGGAATCTTGGAACTCTTGGCGCAAGATATCAAGCGCCCGCTTTCCGCCAGCAAGTGA
- a CDS encoding AAA family ATPase: MKITTTDPYIRSLELKREEVPSFEEYPFCLPALQHLRVLPFHPKVTFIIGENGAGKSTLLEAIAVAYGLNAEGGSRNFNFSSKATHSELNQYIRLVKGAKRPRDSFFLRAESFYNVATQIDELNVQEFYGGGSLHEQSHGESFLALFLNRFGGHGLYLLDEPEAALSPSRQMSLLTRMHELVKEDSQLIIATHSPILMAYPDAWIYQIKEGFEVVRYQDTEHYQIMRSFINHPQKMLDILLD; encoded by the coding sequence ATGAAAATAACGACCACGGACCCATACATCCGGAGTTTGGAATTGAAGCGGGAAGAAGTGCCGTCCTTCGAGGAATACCCGTTTTGCTTGCCTGCGCTTCAGCATTTGCGGGTTTTACCATTTCATCCCAAGGTGACCTTCATTATCGGCGAGAACGGCGCCGGAAAATCGACCCTTCTCGAAGCTATCGCCGTCGCTTACGGTTTGAACGCCGAGGGCGGTTCGCGAAACTTTAATTTTTCATCGAAAGCGACTCATTCGGAGCTCAACCAGTATATCCGGCTGGTCAAGGGGGCCAAAAGGCCCCGGGACAGCTTCTTTTTGCGGGCCGAAAGCTTTTATAACGTGGCCACGCAGATCGATGAGTTGAATGTCCAGGAATTCTATGGCGGCGGTTCGCTGCATGAGCAATCACACGGCGAATCGTTTCTGGCCCTGTTTTTAAACCGGTTCGGCGGCCACGGCCTGTATCTATTGGATGAACCCGAGGCGGCACTGTCGCCGTCGCGCCAGATGTCGCTGCTCACCCGGATGCATGAGTTGGTGAAGGAAGATTCGCAGTTGATCATCGCCACGCATTCGCCCATTTTGATGGCTTATCCCGACGCGTGGATTTATCAGATCAAAGAAGGCTTTGAGGTCGTCCGGTACCAGGACACCGAGCATTATCAGATCATGCGGTCCTTCATCAATCATCCCCAAAAGATGCTGGACATCCTGCTGGACTGA